Within Dictyostelium discoideum AX4 chromosome 4 chromosome, whole genome shotgun sequence, the genomic segment CATTAGTTCTTTCATGACATTAgttatgaaattaaatgaaaaccTTTTCAaaccattatttattaaagttTTAGATTGGgcattaaatattcaaaatggTCAACAAAATGGTAAACatactgatgatgatgatgaagaaaatggaagtgatgatgaagaaagtgatgaagataaaccaaagaaaaagaaattggtgaatggtaaatcaaaatcaacgaAAACTCAACCAGAGATttcaaaagataatttattattcttttataaaattgtaaattctttAGCATCAAActtaaaaactatttttgtACCATACTTTGGATACTTTTTTGATGATTCAATTCGTCAACTTCAAAATATATATAGTAATATTCCATTttcacaacaaccacaacaacaaccacaacaaccaactGTAAATGATAACACCACCATCACActtttaaacaataataataataataataataataatataaataataagaGAAAGAAGAATCAAAATATAACGAATACAACAACCactaacaataatagtaataataatttaaataatagtaataataataatattgatcaagatgaatcaattttatgTTTTGTAATTTCAGCATTAGAGAAATGTTTTATGTATGATACTGATGGATTTTTAGATAAACAAAAGTTTGAACAAATTTTACCAGCACTTGTTAATCAATTAGATAATCAAATGGGTACAGTTGAAAGTTATAAATTAAGAGTTTCACGTTACATCGCCCCAACCATCACTCAATTGGCTGTTGTTATCAATCAAGATCTCTTATGGAAACATTTGAATCATACAGTTTTAATGAAAACAAGATCACCTTATTCAATCGTTCGTTACTCTTCAATGGTTGTAGTTCAATCACTTCACAAGAAGATGGGTGAACAACTCTTAATCCTTTTACCAGAAACAATTCCTTTCATCTCTGAATTATTAGAAGATTCAGTTCCAGAAGTTGAACAAATAACTCAAGATGTcgttaaaattattgaaactCATCTTGGTGCAGAAGAATCAATTTCTtcttatttataaataaataatagttttaaaaaataataataaaaaaaaaaaaaagtaaaaaaaaaaattaaataatttaaaaaataaaaaaaaaaataaacatataaaaaaaagaaataataatcaaaaaaaaaaaaaaaatacaatttttagttttccacttttttttttttttatttttcaagttttccacctttttttatttttttaaatacagataataatttttttattttttttatttacaatttattttttttatatgaaagttatatttaatgttaatacttttttttttttttttcttttctttttcttatttttttttttttttttcctctatttctttaattaaaatttgaaattattattattattattttaaaaaaaaaaattatattattaaaaaaagattattatttttctggATATCTTTGTTTTAAAACTTCAACATGATCTCTAATttgaatattgaaaatattcaTTCTGTGTTCTTCGATATCGAGTCTAATTTTATGTAAttcattttgaatttttataatcTCTGGGATTGGTTCATTCTCTGGTGGAATGACTAAAGTTACCATTAGATCTGGAGTGGCAGCATGAGTTGGTGGTGGAGCACCCATggataaattctttttaccaCCACTTTCGATGGTGATTTTAGCAATACGAGATTGAGCAGCGATCTCTTCCTTTCttaaatctaaaatatattttacaaGGGTTTTAACTTCTTCAGTTCTTTCTTgggaaattaaatttacattgAATACGActatacaaaaaataaattaaaaaaaaaaaaaaaaaaaacaattaaaaagattttacaTATTAATAtctatcaaatttaaaatttccataatctataaaataaataaaaaaaaattacttacAACCATCTTTTAagaataattcaatattatgTTTAAAATCTTCTTTAGACATATTACAatctaaaatttgatttaataaagtttGTTTTTCAACTGGAAGAGTAAAAGTGATTTGAGTTAATTTGAGGGCCACGCATTTACAAATTTCAAAGAATCTACGGAATGGTTTAGGTTCTTCaccttttattaaaaatgttcTACCAGCTCTATGTACAATTTGGAATGTCATATCGGTATCATCTAGAATGGTCTTAACTTTTGATGGATCACATTCTCTAAGATCAATGTAACCTTGGGGCTTCTCTGGACTGGTTAATAGAGTTTTAGTTTTATAATAGATAACAAAACCTTTATAAAGAACAAATAATCTTGACAAGAATCCCTTTTTATTACCACCTGCTTTTTTCATAACAGTAGAATAAATAACCTTATCTTTAAtagatttataatttaatgcttgctattaaaattaaaaaaataaaaaaaaataaataaataaaaaaattagtaaccaaatatttttacatttttttatttttatttattatttttaaaaaaaaagtaataacttactaataataattcatctcTTTCAAgtctcattttttttttttttttttagtttttaataaataaataaatattatatattgtttgaaatatattattttttttttttatgtgaatattttaatttaattaaatgattaaataataattttttttttttttttttttttttttttttttttattgtttttttattgtattttcaaacaaatttatttcaaCCAATGGTTATtgcaaaaataataaaattaatattgtttgttttttttattttatttttttcttttttttttttttttttttttttaaataaaaaaaaattgaaataagaTCCCCCAGAGATAGATTTGAGtgaataaaaagaaaaaggatTACAGTGCcacaataaatatttttttttttttttttttttttttttgtgtggtAAAGTGTGGGTGTGGTGAGTGggtacttttttttttaatttgttggtattctatttaaataaatattatgtataaatttatttatgaaagattttataataaaaaggaGAGTGGGTGAATTTAATTGTGCTTgggagttttttttttttttttttttttttttatgtgtgCTTGATTtccactactattatttttattatttacttccacaattaaatattttttctttgtaGTTAGTGTTGAATTATAATGATGTTATATGATTTTTTGTTTGCGAGAAATAAAAGTAGTAAATTAATGTGTGAATGTATGTTttctaatattaaaaaaaataaaaaaataataaaaataataaaaaataataaaataaataattttaaatttttaaaaataaaaataaataaataaataaataataaataaaaataaataaataaataatattgttattgttattattgccaattaataatttataatttcaaaaaaaaaaaaaaaacaattgaagtATTTAAATACATTTTGTTTGATGGTAAATTTCattccataaaaaaaaaaaaaaaagaaaataaaataaaaataaaataaaattataaaaaaaaaaaaaaaaagaaaataataataataataataatggtaataataataataataataattatattaataaccACAACCTATTTTAGCCAGTTTATATTGTTTTAGTGTGGGTTATCATATGAcagttttattttgatttttttttttttttttttttttttaatcacacACTACACACTCACACCAcccaaatataaaaaaaaaaataaaaaaaaaagaaaaacagcTTCAAGTTGTGGGggtaataaatcaaaataacccaaaacaacaattcaaatatttgAAACTATTTACTTGCCAAGTGGCAGGCtttaatcaataaaaaaaataaaattaagtttttattttatttgaatttagtTCTAAAAGAATTCTTGAGTGGggtattttgattattttagtttatttttaggaTGGTAATGTTGTTGTCGAGAAAATATATATAGAAGATCTCgatgttgaaaaaaaaaaaaaaactacatACACATATATTTTGATGATTGATTAGAGTgctgttttttttgttgttgtttttttttgttgttgttgttaggTAGCGATTaagattatgatgatgatgattattatttttattaatcaatttttaaaataaaattataatgaaatATGGTGTGTGTGAAGGGGCGTgtgtattattttaataggATGAATGTAAGTGGGTGTGAATTTTATGTGTGTGTTGTTTGAACTTAGTGTGTcataatatcattttttttgtggtttgttattttataattttttttttttttttcctctgttctatttttaacaaaacataaaaaaaaaaaaaaaaaaaaatcaataaaatcaCCACccttattattttaaatcaaaaatttaagtatataaatatagaaattaaatatataataaataaattaaaaataacaacaccAACTATACAAACCatacattttattattattattattgtttttaaaatttaattataaaattaaccaaattaataaatcaatcgATAATCAATAAATATATAGCGCTTTTGAAATAagattaaaagataataaaatttaaaggaaaaaaaaagaatttcatCCTTATTTCAAGTAATTTTAgtgtttaatttatttttatttttgattgattaataTCACATTtaaaatccttttttttttttatttttatttttaaattttttaatacttttccacttttttttttctttttttttttatcttgaatcttaatttatttttattattattattattattattattattattattattattattattattattattattattttcgaGTACCACTTCTTTTCTGATTATACTCATTtcacaaaacaaaaaaaaataaaaaaataaaaacataaaacattttcaaagtttagagttttttttttttttttttttattactgggtatgtattattaattttatttttagtaacTATTACCAACAATATAACAACAAACCAAAActataatgaaaaaatattaaaatgaatataatccaattaataaatcaatcaataaaaccaacaaattaaaaaaaaaagaaaaaattaaaggaaATAACCACCCTCTTACATAgtgttgataaaaaaaatgcactggaaataaaaataataatgataatgataacaaTAAAACTAGGTCGAGATTATACacaagatttaattaataaatgtggGAGGGGAGGGGTAGGGGGAGGGGGTTTAAATGGGATTTTTCTTTCCTATGAGGGAGTGGTGTAAAAAAcagttttttttcttttaaaatgtGTGAGTagtatggttttttttttttttttttatttttttttttttttttctaaaactATGAATACTAACCAAAACAACACAAACCACACAATTAtgcattttaaaaatcatttgattttctaTGTGAAATCtatattgatttatattCTATATAtagtatgtttttttttttttcttttttttttttttaaaaaaaatataaagagaAACTGATTGATAATTCagataatagaaataaataaaatttttttctttttttattttcatacaCAGATTATATGAtgaataattcaaattcaccaatgactatttttgtaaatattataataataataatatatttggGTAAC encodes:
- the phdA gene encoding PH domain-containing protein; translation: MRLERDELLLQALNYKSIKDKVIYSTVMKKAGGNKKGFLSRLFVLYKGFVIYYKTKTLLTSPEKPQGYIDLRECDPSKVKTILDDTDMTFQIVHRAGRTFLIKGEEPKPFRRFFEICKCVALKLTQITFTLPVEKQTLLNQILDCNMSKEDFKHNIELFLKDGFVFNVNLISQERTEEVKTLVKYILDLRKEEIAAQSRIAKITIESGGKKNLSMGAPPPTHAATPDLMVTLVIPPENEPIPEIIKIQNELHKIRLDIEEHRMNIFNIQIRDHVEVLKQRYPEK